A genome region from Candidatus Delongbacteria bacterium includes the following:
- a CDS encoding Na-K-Cl cotransporter: MTEAKKLGTFVGVFTPTILTILGVIMYMRIGWVVGHTGLINTLIIVALSNTITLITTLSFSSVATNIKVGAGGAYYIISRSLGLEIGGSIGFPLFLSQALSVTLYSFGLAEAMLIVLPSIDVQITAAIIIVIVGVISYFGAEFALKSQVPLMILIVISIFFLIVGAIIHNKSGLQFTGMSGEVTFWEAFGVFFPAVTGVMAGLGMSGDLKEPSKAIPRGAISACLVGFGVYLSIPIILNYGASSSDLQSNQLIWTEVAPLGMFIVLPALFGAIFSSAIGSVLNAPRTMTALSEDLIINNRKMRRLFTGEKGLRNNLFVTILIALSAVLIGDLNSIAPIVSMFFLTVYGMVNLVAAIESFSSATSWRPKFKTPWIINIIGFLGCMSVMFLISPLETLVAVIFEIVLYFLLVRSETRAKWGDARRGFWEAIIRKALINLSNSKVTPRNWRPNILLFLNEYTNKGEQMAKFASWFCLDKGLVSVFKILSGDIEDCAYLRSKTYKELKSYFDEKNITVFPEVAVVDDLSSGIIDISQANGFAGLESNTIMLGWSNKLEKVANLLSIIRKLETINKSVIISKISSYSTLLSEKKKQIIHIWWGGLQHNGDLMLLFAHLLSLNTEWRNSKIQIISIIPSEFIRVTSYNNLRSLIEDSRIKAEPVILVNESGRSVFDIITEFSSDADVVFMGLKVPEIGEELQYSQTLEKFASKFDTLFYILNSSLFTGSLLENR; this comes from the coding sequence ATGACAGAAGCAAAAAAACTAGGTACTTTTGTTGGTGTTTTTACACCAACTATTTTGACAATTCTTGGTGTAATAATGTACATGAGAATTGGTTGGGTTGTTGGTCATACAGGTTTGATAAATACTTTAATAATTGTTGCTCTTTCAAATACAATCACACTTATTACTACTTTATCATTTTCGTCAGTTGCCACAAATATTAAAGTAGGAGCTGGAGGAGCATATTACATTATTTCTCGTAGTCTTGGTCTTGAAATAGGAGGCTCTATTGGTTTTCCTCTTTTTTTATCCCAGGCTTTATCTGTAACTCTTTATTCATTTGGTCTTGCCGAAGCGATGTTGATTGTGCTACCTAGTATTGATGTTCAGATTACCGCTGCCATAATTATTGTCATAGTTGGTGTAATATCATATTTCGGAGCAGAGTTTGCCTTAAAATCTCAGGTGCCGCTCATGATACTAATAGTAATTTCAATCTTTTTTCTTATAGTAGGAGCTATTATACACAATAAATCAGGTTTACAGTTTACAGGTATGAGTGGTGAAGTTACTTTTTGGGAAGCATTTGGGGTGTTTTTTCCAGCTGTTACAGGTGTAATGGCAGGGCTTGGAATGTCAGGAGATCTTAAAGAACCTTCAAAAGCTATACCCAGAGGGGCTATATCAGCTTGTTTAGTTGGTTTTGGAGTGTATTTGTCAATACCAATTATTTTAAATTATGGAGCTTCCTCCTCTGATCTTCAGTCTAACCAATTGATATGGACAGAAGTTGCTCCTCTTGGAATGTTTATTGTTTTGCCAGCACTATTCGGTGCAATTTTCTCAAGTGCAATTGGGTCAGTTCTGAACGCCCCGAGAACAATGACGGCATTAAGTGAAGATTTGATAATCAACAATCGTAAAATGCGAAGATTATTTACCGGTGAGAAAGGTCTTAGGAACAATTTGTTCGTTACTATTCTAATAGCTCTTTCAGCAGTATTAATTGGTGATTTAAATTCAATAGCCCCAATAGTCTCTATGTTCTTTTTGACTGTTTATGGAATGGTAAATTTGGTTGCTGCCATAGAATCATTTAGCTCAGCGACATCGTGGCGACCGAAATTTAAAACTCCATGGATAATTAATATTATAGGTTTTTTAGGTTGTATGTCAGTAATGTTCTTAATAAGTCCACTTGAAACATTAGTTGCAGTAATTTTTGAAATTGTTCTCTATTTTCTTCTGGTTAGAAGTGAAACTAGAGCTAAATGGGGTGACGCTAGAAGGGGGTTTTGGGAAGCTATAATTAGAAAAGCATTAATAAACCTTTCTAATTCTAAAGTAACTCCTCGAAATTGGAGACCTAATATTCTTCTCTTCTTGAATGAGTACACCAATAAAGGTGAACAAATGGCTAAATTTGCTAGCTGGTTTTGCCTTGATAAAGGCTTAGTATCAGTTTTTAAAATTTTATCTGGAGATATTGAGGATTGTGCATATTTAAGGAGCAAGACATATAAAGAGTTAAAATCTTATTTCGATGAAAAAAATATTACTGTTTTTCCTGAAGTGGCAGTTGTAGATGATCTGTCATCTGGAATAATTGATATTTCTCAGGCAAATGGATTCGCAGGACTTGAATCAAATACAATAATGCTTGGTTGGTCAAATAAGTTAGAGAAAGTAGCAAATTTACTTTCAATAATACGTAAACTAGAGACTATCAATAAATCAGTAATTATAAGTAAAATTTCTTCCTATTCTACCCTTCTATCTGAGAAAAAAAAGCAAATAATTCATATCTGGTGGGGAGGTTTACAACATAATGGAGATCTTATGCTGCTTTTTGCTCATCTGTTGTCTCTTAATACTGAGTGGAGAAACTCAAAAATACAAATTATTAGCATTATACCGAGTGAATTTATCAGGGTTACAAGCTATAATAATCTAAGATCTCTTATAGAGGATAGTAGAATTAAAGCTGAGCCAGTTATACTTGTCAACGAATCTGGAAGAAGTGTTTTTGATATTATTACAGAATTTAGTTCAGATGCTGATGTTGTTTTTATGGGATTGAAAGTCCCCGAGATAGGTGAAGAATTACAGTATTCGCAAACATTAGAAAAATTTGCTTCAAAATTCGATACTCTTTTCTATATTTTAAATTCTAGCTTATTTACAGGATCATTATTGGAGAACAGATGA
- a CDS encoding uracil-DNA glycosylase: MNDIHKDYSLIFDEKTLKRIDEFLDDNEITPSKCNVFRSLIMPLNDIRIVILGQDPYPQIGAATGLAFEVGNLQSWNQSIPQRSLQNIIRLVYKAYFDEWITFSEFRKRNIDNIIKPPNELFKSWFSQGVMLINSALTTIPGNPSSHMNFWLPIIQRLINYISLNKKDIKYFLWGSFARNFEQIIHFGEIFKCNHPSRINSKNPDDFMYCKCFEETKDLINWL; this comes from the coding sequence ATGAATGATATCCATAAAGATTATAGTTTGATTTTTGATGAGAAAACGTTAAAAAGAATAGATGAATTTCTTGATGATAATGAGATAACCCCCTCTAAATGCAATGTATTTAGATCATTGATTATGCCATTAAATGATATTAGAATCGTTATATTAGGTCAAGATCCATATCCTCAAATTGGAGCTGCAACTGGTTTAGCATTTGAAGTTGGAAATTTACAGTCTTGGAATCAGTCAATTCCTCAAAGGTCTTTACAAAATATTATCAGGCTTGTATATAAAGCATATTTTGATGAATGGATTACTTTCAGTGAGTTTAGAAAGCGTAATATTGACAACATCATTAAACCACCTAATGAGCTCTTTAAAAGTTGGTTTTCACAAGGTGTAATGTTAATTAATTCTGCACTAACTACTATTCCGGGCAATCCCTCATCTCATATGAACTTTTGGCTACCAATCATTCAAAGGTTGATTAACTATATATCATTGAATAAAAAAGATATAAAATATTTTTTATGGGGTAGTTTTGCTAGAAATTTCGAACAAATCATTCATTTTGGTGAAATATTCAAATGTAATCATCCAAGCAGAATAAACAGTAAAAATCCTGATGATTTTATGTATTGTAAATGTTTCGAGGAAACTAAGGATTTAATCAATTGGTTGTGA